In the genome of Alphaproteobacteria bacterium, one region contains:
- the folB gene encoding dihydroneopterin aldolase, whose amino-acid sequence MDRVFLSNMAFFARHGVHDAERSLGQRFFVDVDCLLDTRPAAASDRLADAVCYDAVHAAVAAVMDGPAVRLLETLASRIAAAVLDGFPTVDGVRVAVRKPAAPVAGVLDHAGVEIVRRRGGGTD is encoded by the coding sequence ATGGATCGCGTGTTCCTGTCCAACATGGCGTTCTTCGCCCGGCACGGCGTGCACGACGCCGAACGCAGCCTGGGCCAGCGATTCTTCGTCGACGTCGACTGCCTGCTCGACACGCGCCCGGCCGCGGCGAGCGACCGGCTCGCCGACGCCGTGTGCTACGACGCCGTGCACGCCGCGGTGGCTGCGGTCATGGACGGCCCCGCCGTGCGGCTGCTGGAGACGCTGGCGTCGCGGATCGCCGCAGCGGTGCTGGACGGATTCCCCACGGTCGACGGTGTCCGCGTCGCGGTGCGCAAGCCTGCGGCGCCGGTGGCCGGCGTCCTCGACCACGCCGGGGTGGAGATCGTGCGCCGGCGCGGCGGCGGCACCGATTGA
- a CDS encoding aa3-type cytochrome c oxidase subunit IV, which translates to MVDLNQLDEGHRHTWHSTVKVARNSIIGIALLLILMAIFLL; encoded by the coding sequence ATGGTCGATCTGAATCAGCTGGACGAGGGCCACCGCCACACGTGGCATTCGACGGTCAAGGTGGCCCGCAACTCGATCATCGGGATCGCGTTGCTGCTGATCCTGATGGCGATCTTCCTGCTCTGA
- the ndk gene encoding nucleoside-diphosphate kinase produces the protein MAVERTLSIIKPDATRRNVTGGIVAMLEEAGLRVVAQRRMKLTREQAEQFYAVHSERSFFKDLCGYMCSGPVVVQVLEGEDAIARNREVMGATNPANAADGTIRAKYGESIEANSVHGSDAPETAAQEIAFFFSRMEIVG, from the coding sequence ATGGCGGTTGAGCGCACCCTGTCGATCATCAAGCCCGATGCGACGCGCCGCAACGTGACCGGCGGCATCGTCGCGATGCTGGAAGAGGCAGGGCTTCGCGTGGTCGCCCAGCGCCGGATGAAGCTGACCCGCGAGCAGGCGGAGCAGTTCTATGCCGTGCACAGCGAGCGGTCGTTCTTCAAGGACCTGTGCGGCTACATGTGCTCCGGCCCGGTCGTGGTGCAGGTGCTGGAGGGCGAGGACGCCATCGCCCGCAACCGCGAGGTGATGGGCGCGACCAACCCGGCCAATGCGGCCGACGGCACGATCCGCGCCAAATACGGCGAGTCGATCGAGGCCAACTCGGTGCACGGCTCGGACGCGCCGGAGACGGCGGCGCAGGAAATCGCGTTCTTCTTCAGCCGGATGGAGATCGTCGGCTGA
- a CDS encoding ABC-F family ATP-binding cassette domain-containing protein — protein sequence MLQINDLSYRVGGRLLYEQATASIAAGWKVGVVGANGSGKSTLFRLIRGELPPEAGSVGLGPRTRVVAMAQDPPDGDDSLLDSVLAADGERAALLAELDRCQDGHRLAEIHTRLEDIEAYSAPARAAAILAGLGFDDAAQQRPCSAYSGGWRMRVALAAALFAPSDLMMLDEPSNHLDLEARLWLEGFLARYRSGFLLISHDRGLLDAVCTHILHLDRQKLTLYRGNFATFDRTRREKLAVLAAAYAKQQRERAHIQKFIDRFRYKASKARQAQSRIKALERMEPIAPVSEAAGVEFAFPQPEPLSPPLLTLEDASVGYGDGPPVLSRLNLRVDMDDRIGLLGANGNGKTTLVRLLCGELAARGGRVVKSSKLAVGVYAQAQTEALDVGRTPLDHVAALMPMATETRRRSHLGRFGIGANLADSKIAGLSGGERARLLFALMCTASPHILLLDEPTNHLDMDAREALVDAVTQYDGAIILVSHDPALLDRCVDRFWLVEGGRCLPFDGDLDDYRQRVIAQRRGGADARVEPAGDGGADRKAARKAAADARASVAPLRRAARDAEKEVDKLHARKAAIEQELADPALYRADAEKVTRLQITLAEVARALAAAEEHWLQIAAELEAAS from the coding sequence ATGCTGCAGATCAACGACCTCAGCTATCGAGTGGGCGGCCGGCTGCTCTATGAGCAGGCGACGGCGTCGATCGCGGCCGGCTGGAAAGTCGGCGTGGTCGGCGCCAATGGCAGCGGCAAGTCCACGCTGTTCCGGCTGATTCGGGGCGAGCTGCCGCCGGAGGCCGGTTCCGTCGGGCTCGGGCCGCGCACGCGGGTGGTGGCGATGGCCCAGGACCCGCCCGACGGCGACGACAGTCTGCTCGACTCGGTGCTGGCCGCGGACGGCGAGCGTGCCGCGCTGCTGGCCGAGCTCGACCGCTGCCAGGACGGCCACCGGCTGGCCGAGATCCACACCCGGCTGGAGGACATCGAGGCGTACAGCGCGCCGGCGCGCGCGGCGGCGATCCTGGCCGGCCTCGGCTTCGACGACGCGGCCCAGCAGCGGCCGTGCAGCGCCTATTCGGGCGGCTGGCGCATGCGCGTCGCGCTCGCCGCGGCGCTGTTCGCGCCGTCCGACCTGATGATGCTCGACGAGCCGTCGAACCACCTCGACCTCGAGGCGCGGCTGTGGCTCGAGGGCTTTCTGGCCCGCTATCGCAGCGGGTTCCTGCTGATCAGCCACGATCGCGGCCTGCTCGATGCGGTGTGCACGCACATCCTGCACCTGGACCGGCAGAAGCTGACGCTGTATCGCGGCAACTTCGCCACCTTCGACCGCACCCGCCGCGAGAAGCTGGCGGTGCTGGCGGCCGCCTATGCCAAGCAGCAGCGCGAACGCGCCCACATCCAGAAGTTCATCGACCGGTTCCGCTACAAGGCCAGCAAGGCCCGCCAGGCGCAGAGCCGGATCAAGGCGCTGGAGCGGATGGAGCCGATCGCGCCGGTCAGCGAGGCGGCGGGCGTCGAATTCGCCTTTCCGCAGCCGGAGCCGCTGTCGCCGCCGCTGCTGACGCTCGAGGACGCCAGCGTCGGCTACGGCGACGGGCCGCCGGTGCTCAGCCGGCTCAACCTGCGCGTCGACATGGACGACCGCATCGGGCTGTTGGGGGCGAATGGCAACGGCAAGACCACGCTGGTGCGGTTGCTGTGCGGCGAGCTCGCCGCGCGCGGCGGCCGCGTGGTCAAGTCGTCGAAGCTGGCGGTCGGCGTCTACGCCCAGGCGCAGACCGAGGCGCTGGACGTCGGCCGCACCCCGCTCGACCATGTCGCCGCCCTGATGCCGATGGCGACCGAGACCCGGCGGCGCAGCCACCTCGGCCGCTTCGGCATCGGCGCCAACCTGGCCGATTCGAAAATCGCCGGCCTGTCCGGCGGCGAGCGCGCCCGGCTGCTGTTCGCGCTGATGTGCACGGCCAGCCCGCACATCCTGCTGCTCGACGAGCCGACCAACCACCTCGACATGGATGCGCGCGAGGCGCTGGTCGACGCGGTGACGCAATATGACGGCGCGATCATCCTGGTCAGCCACGACCCGGCGCTGCTCGACCGCTGCGTCGACCGCTTCTGGCTGGTCGAGGGCGGCCGCTGCCTGCCGTTCGACGGCGACCTCGACGACTATCGCCAGCGGGTGATCGCGCAGCGCCGCGGCGGGGCGGACGCCAGGGTCGAGCCTGCGGGCGACGGCGGCGCCGACCGCAAGGCCGCCCGCAAGGCCGCGGCCGACGCCCGCGCCTCGGTGGCGCCGCTGCGGCGGGCGGCCCGCGACGCGGAGAAGGAGGTCGACAAGCTGCACGCGCGCAAGGCGGCGATCGAGCAGGAGCTCGCCGACCCCGCACTGTACCGGGCGGACGCGGAGAAGGTGACCCGGCTGCAGATCACCCTGGCCGAGGTGGCGCGGGCGCTCGCCGCCGCCGAGGAACACTGGCTGCAGATCGCGGCCGAGCTGGAGGCGGCTTCCTGA
- a CDS encoding Flp family type IVb pilin produces the protein MTAFASFKRFLSNEDGATAIEYGLIAALVSVAAITALSAMGDSLDSLFTTVSDSVDGALPAGGE, from the coding sequence ATGACCGCCTTCGCCAGCTTCAAGCGTTTCCTTTCCAACGAGGACGGCGCCACCGCCATCGAGTATGGCCTGATCGCCGCCCTGGTCTCGGTCGCCGCCATCACCGCGCTGAGCGCGATGGGCGACAGCCTGGACAGCCTGTTCACCACCGTGTCGGACTCGGTCGACGGCGCCCTGCCTGCCGGCGGCGAGTAG
- a CDS encoding Flp family type IVb pilin, translating to MSCKLRRFCEGFATGQHKPPTNPKPGPDRQEQVRNPLQAGDPPHDPLRHRLPRRFIADDCGATAIEYGLIGAMVSVAAITALGAMGDSLAAVFDTASSSIDGVLPAAE from the coding sequence TTGTCTTGCAAACTCCGCCGCTTTTGCGAAGGTTTTGCCACGGGACAACACAAACCCCCGACGAACCCAAAACCGGGGCCGGACAGGCAGGAACAGGTCCGAAACCCCCTCCAGGCAGGAGATCCACCCCATGACCCGCTTCGCCACCGCCTTCCCCGCCGCTTCATCGCCGACGACTGCGGCGCCACCGCCATCGAATACGGCCTGATCGGCGCCATGGTCTCCGTCGCCGCCATCACCGCACTCGGCGCCATGGGCGACAGCCTCGCCGCCGTCTTCGACACCGCCTCCTCCTCCATCGACGGCGTCCTCCCCGCCGCCGAATAG
- a CDS encoding DNA polymerase III subunit chi, which yields MPTEIRFYHLQRTGLEQALPLLLERVLDRGQRAVVMAGSPDRVEALNVHLWTYNERSFLPHGSARDGHAADQPVWLTEADERPNAADVLFLTDGATSTHLDDYALVVELFDGRSDEAVTAARGRWSAYKGAGHTLTYWRQDDRGRWSQQG from the coding sequence ATGCCGACGGAGATCCGTTTCTACCACCTGCAGCGCACCGGCCTGGAACAGGCGCTGCCGCTGCTGCTGGAGCGCGTGCTCGACCGCGGCCAGCGCGCGGTGGTGATGGCGGGCTCGCCCGACCGGGTCGAGGCGCTGAACGTCCACCTTTGGACCTACAACGAGCGGAGTTTCCTGCCGCATGGCAGCGCCCGCGACGGCCATGCCGCCGACCAGCCGGTTTGGCTGACCGAGGCCGACGAGCGGCCGAACGCCGCCGATGTGCTGTTCCTGACCGACGGCGCCACCTCGACGCATCTGGACGACTACGCGCTGGTGGTCGAGCTGTTCGACGGCCGCAGCGACGAGGCCGTCACCGCCGCGCGCGGCCGCTGGAGCGCCTACAAGGGCGCCGGCCACACGCTGACCTATTGGCGCCAGGACGACCGCGGCCGCTGGAGCCAGCAGGGTTGA
- a CDS encoding leucyl aminopeptidase, with the protein MKIAFSEPKAVGKHWVAVAVAGDRVLRGHAADLNGRHGDIVARTIQAVGFKAERAKTTAIVTPGPGELKGIILVGLGNPDELTAEHFAHIGGALVAQASGVNAADLTVALDDDGCGPVAGADAAANLALGMQLRAYRFTTSRTTKTTGAPALKKATIQLSGAAAARKAHADLDKVAAAVAFTRDIVTEPANVLYPDSYARIIDETLTPLGVKVEILDEKDMEKLGMGSLLGVGMGSAKPPRLVVMQWQGVKGQGAKARGKKPLAFVGKGVTFDTGGISIKPSAGMEDMKWDMGGSAAVVGLMHALAGRKAKVNAVGIVGLVENMPSGTAQRPGDVVKSMSGQTIEVLNTDAEGRLVLADALWYCQDRFQPRFMIDLATLTGAIMVALGKEMAGLYSNRDELADALLKAGEATGERCWRMPLDEAYDRQIDGDISDVKNISAGRWGGSITAAQFLQRFTNGLPWAHLDIAGTAWTDKDRPLAPKGATAFGVRMLNAFVAANYE; encoded by the coding sequence ATGAAGATTGCGTTCAGCGAGCCGAAGGCGGTCGGCAAGCATTGGGTGGCCGTGGCCGTGGCCGGCGATCGCGTGCTGCGCGGACACGCCGCGGACCTCAACGGCCGGCACGGCGACATCGTCGCGCGCACGATCCAGGCGGTCGGCTTCAAGGCGGAGCGGGCCAAGACGACGGCGATCGTCACGCCGGGCCCGGGCGAGCTGAAAGGCATCATCCTGGTCGGGCTCGGCAATCCCGACGAGCTGACCGCGGAGCATTTCGCCCATATCGGCGGCGCGCTGGTCGCCCAGGCCAGCGGCGTCAACGCAGCCGACCTGACCGTGGCGCTGGACGACGACGGCTGCGGGCCGGTCGCCGGCGCCGACGCCGCGGCCAACCTGGCGCTCGGCATGCAGCTGCGCGCCTACCGTTTCACCACATCCCGCACCACCAAGACCACTGGCGCGCCGGCGCTGAAGAAGGCGACGATCCAGCTGTCCGGCGCCGCGGCCGCGCGCAAGGCGCACGCCGACCTGGACAAGGTGGCCGCCGCGGTCGCCTTCACCCGCGACATCGTCACCGAGCCGGCCAACGTGCTCTACCCCGACAGCTATGCCCGCATCATCGACGAGACCCTGACCCCGCTGGGCGTGAAGGTCGAGATCCTCGACGAAAAGGACATGGAAAAGCTCGGCATGGGCTCGCTGCTCGGCGTCGGCATGGGCAGCGCCAAGCCGCCGCGGCTGGTGGTGATGCAGTGGCAGGGCGTCAAGGGCCAGGGCGCGAAGGCCCGGGGCAAGAAGCCGCTCGCATTCGTCGGCAAGGGCGTCACCTTCGACACCGGCGGCATCTCGATCAAGCCGTCGGCGGGCATGGAGGACATGAAGTGGGACATGGGCGGCTCGGCCGCCGTGGTCGGGCTGATGCACGCGCTTGCCGGCCGCAAGGCCAAGGTCAACGCCGTCGGCATCGTCGGCCTGGTCGAGAACATGCCCTCCGGCACCGCCCAGCGCCCGGGCGACGTGGTCAAATCGATGTCCGGCCAGACCATCGAGGTGCTGAATACCGATGCCGAGGGCCGGCTCGTGCTGGCCGACGCGCTGTGGTACTGCCAGGACCGCTTCCAGCCGCGGTTCATGATCGACCTCGCCACCCTGACCGGCGCGATCATGGTGGCGCTGGGCAAGGAGATGGCCGGCCTGTACAGCAACCGCGACGAGCTGGCCGACGCCCTGCTCAAGGCCGGCGAGGCCACCGGCGAGCGCTGCTGGCGGATGCCGCTGGACGAGGCCTATGACCGCCAGATCGACGGCGACATCAGCGATGTGAAGAACATCAGCGCCGGGCGCTGGGGCGGCTCGATCACCGCCGCGCAGTTCCTGCAGCGCTTCACCAACGGCCTGCCCTGGGCCCATCTCGACATCGCCGGCACCGCCTGGACCGACAAGGACCGGCCGCTGGCGCCGAAGGGCGCCACCGCCTTCGGCGTGCGCATGCTGAACGCCTTCGTCGCCGCCAACTACGAATAG
- a CDS encoding MBOAT family O-acyltransferase: protein MLFHTQLFLLVFLPLAYGAYAAAALLDRRFGPLPRKSVLIAASIIFYAYWDPRLAPLLIGSVMVNWLVARFAPADSRHAPLACIAVNLGLLALFKYADFFASNVSALFGADHAGWNIALPLGISFFTFQQISYLVDRMRGDAPRYGLADYALFVTFFPQLVAGPIVRHDEIIGQFARGPFAEGAAERCAVGLTLLAIGLVKKVFLADPLAEVVDPLFAAAGSGAALGFAEAWTAALGFALQIYFDFSGYSDMAIGLALLFGFRLPINFDAPYRAVSVADFWRRWHITLSRFLRDYVYIPLGGNRGGLARATRNTVATMLLSGLWHGAAWTFVAWGGLHGLALAAERVGQRAGIRVPAVAAWALTFLFVTLAFVVFRAQSFAEAAAVFAGLVGGNGFGFDYAYGGRTAVVAIALAVVLLFPTSQRFAAEKLQPSPFAAVATAAALLAVLLQVGVGANQEFIYFQF, encoded by the coding sequence ATGCTGTTCCATACACAGCTGTTTCTGCTCGTCTTCCTGCCGCTCGCCTATGGTGCCTATGCGGCCGCGGCGCTGCTCGATCGCCGATTCGGCCCGCTGCCGCGCAAGAGCGTCCTGATCGCCGCGTCGATCATCTTCTACGCCTACTGGGATCCGCGGCTGGCACCGTTGCTGATCGGCTCGGTCATGGTCAACTGGCTGGTGGCCCGGTTCGCGCCGGCGGACAGCCGCCACGCGCCGCTGGCCTGCATCGCCGTCAACCTGGGGCTGCTGGCCCTTTTCAAATACGCCGATTTCTTCGCGTCCAACGTCTCGGCCCTGTTCGGCGCCGACCATGCCGGCTGGAACATCGCGTTGCCGCTCGGCATCAGCTTCTTCACGTTCCAGCAGATTTCCTATCTGGTCGACCGCATGCGCGGCGACGCGCCGCGCTACGGTTTGGCCGACTACGCGCTGTTTGTCACCTTTTTCCCGCAGCTGGTGGCCGGACCGATCGTCCGTCACGACGAGATCATCGGGCAGTTCGCGCGCGGCCCGTTCGCCGAGGGCGCGGCGGAGCGCTGCGCGGTCGGGCTGACCCTGCTGGCGATCGGGCTGGTCAAGAAGGTGTTCCTGGCCGATCCGCTGGCCGAGGTGGTCGACCCGCTGTTCGCGGCGGCCGGCAGCGGCGCCGCGCTCGGCTTCGCCGAGGCCTGGACCGCTGCGCTGGGCTTCGCGCTGCAGATCTATTTCGACTTCTCCGGCTATTCCGACATGGCGATCGGGCTGGCCCTGCTGTTCGGCTTCCGGCTGCCGATCAATTTCGACGCGCCCTACCGCGCCGTCTCCGTCGCCGATTTCTGGCGGCGCTGGCACATCACCCTGTCCCGCTTCCTGCGCGACTATGTCTACATTCCGCTGGGCGGCAACCGCGGCGGACTGGCTCGCGCCACCCGCAACACCGTCGCGACCATGCTGCTGAGCGGCCTGTGGCACGGCGCGGCCTGGACGTTCGTCGCATGGGGCGGGCTGCACGGCCTGGCGCTCGCCGCCGAGCGGGTCGGCCAGCGCGCCGGCATCCGGGTGCCGGCAGTGGCGGCCTGGGCGCTGACCTTCCTGTTCGTCACGCTGGCCTTCGTCGTGTTCCGGGCGCAGAGCTTTGCCGAGGCCGCCGCTGTGTTCGCCGGTCTGGTCGGCGGCAACGGCTTCGGCTTCGACTACGCCTATGGCGGCCGCACGGCGGTGGTGGCGATCGCGCTCGCCGTCGTGCTGCTGTTCCCGACCAGCCAGCGCTTCGCGGCGGAAAAACTGCAGCCGTCGCCGTTCGCGGCGGTGGCGACCGCCGCCGCCCTGCTCGCCGTGCTGCTGCAGGTCGGCGTCGGCGCCAACCAGGAGTTCATCTATTTCCAGTTCTAG
- the lptF gene encoding LPS export ABC transporter permease LptF gives MIVRSTTLYVLRQLLVYVVLITSALTFAVWLTQSLRFVDLIVNRGLTIGAFLYFVLLLLPSLLAAVLPVALFVAALFVYNRMLADNELVVLRAVGFSNLALSRPVLIFAGVLAVALLLINAYLVSASYRAFKDMQYTLRNEVAAILQEGMFNSVDDGITVYVRARDTEGELYGIFLHDGRDPARRVTAMAERGALVMTEEGARVLMVNGTRQELDPQTGQLSTLVFDQYTMDLGVIGEAVEDRFREPTERDLPDLFADPRNESEAFYLNEFRAEGHARISAAIYALTFPMIGLAFLFAGEFSRRSRMWRLVAAGVAVIVIKAGEIGWQSLARSDPMAVPMLYANALIPLLIALYVVMRTRTRRRRAASMAVETA, from the coding sequence ATGATCGTCCGCAGCACCACCCTCTACGTCCTGCGCCAGCTCCTGGTCTATGTGGTGCTGATCACGTCGGCGCTGACCTTCGCGGTCTGGCTTACCCAGTCGCTGCGATTCGTCGACCTGATCGTCAACCGCGGGCTGACCATCGGCGCCTTCCTGTACTTCGTGCTGCTGCTGCTGCCGTCGCTGCTGGCGGCGGTGCTGCCGGTCGCGTTGTTCGTGGCGGCGCTGTTCGTCTACAACCGCATGCTCGCCGACAACGAGCTGGTCGTGCTGCGCGCGGTCGGCTTCAGCAACCTGGCGCTGTCGCGGCCGGTGCTGATCTTTGCCGGCGTGCTGGCGGTCGCGCTGCTGCTGATCAACGCCTATCTGGTCTCGGCATCGTACCGGGCCTTCAAGGACATGCAGTACACGCTGCGCAACGAGGTGGCCGCCATCCTGCAGGAGGGCATGTTCAACTCGGTCGACGACGGCATCACCGTCTATGTCCGCGCCCGCGACACCGAAGGCGAGCTCTACGGCATCTTCCTGCACGACGGGCGCGATCCCGCGCGCCGGGTGACCGCGATGGCGGAGCGCGGCGCGCTGGTGATGACCGAGGAGGGCGCGCGGGTGCTGATGGTCAACGGCACGCGGCAGGAGCTCGACCCGCAGACCGGGCAGCTGTCCACCCTGGTGTTCGATCAGTACACCATGGACCTCGGCGTCATCGGCGAGGCGGTGGAGGACCGGTTCCGCGAGCCGACCGAACGCGACCTGCCGGACCTGTTCGCCGACCCGCGCAACGAGTCGGAGGCGTTCTATCTCAACGAGTTCCGGGCCGAGGGCCATGCCCGTATCTCCGCGGCGATCTATGCGCTGACCTTCCCGATGATCGGCCTCGCCTTCCTGTTCGCCGGCGAGTTCAGCCGGCGATCGCGGATGTGGCGGCTGGTGGCAGCCGGCGTAGCGGTGATCGTGATCAAGGCGGGCGAGATCGGCTGGCAGTCGCTGGCGCGTTCCGACCCGATGGCGGTGCCGATGCTCTACGCCAACGCGCTGATTCCGCTGCTGATCGCGCTCTACGTCGTGATGCGCACCCGCACACGCCGCCGCCGCGCCGCGTCGATGGCGGTGGAGACCGCCTAG
- the lptG gene encoding LPS export ABC transporter permease LptG, whose protein sequence is MRMSLTFSLYIGRQFLFWLAVIFLSLSVFVLMIDLVELLRRGGSRPEFSFLLAVEMALLKWPGTAQIVLPFSVLFGSLAAFARLNRHNELVVARAAGVSAWQFLVPALIAVLLVGGFRVTAFNPFGATLLGKFEELDRRYLRNDESALSLAQDGIWLRESRPDGPAIINARNWDAERAQLSQLLIAEFDTSDQFIRRLDAESADLSPGAWTLHNVFVNTVGGASGFEAEIVYPTGLTMGELEESLALPETVSFWDLPRYAELLERAGFPSQSMRLQWHALIAEPILLCGMVLIAAGFAMRQVRKGGTLVIVGVGVVASFGLYVFTDIVHALGLSARVPVELAAWAPASVVLLIGLSLLVHLEDG, encoded by the coding sequence ATGCGGATGTCGCTCACCTTCTCGCTGTACATCGGACGCCAGTTCCTGTTCTGGCTGGCGGTGATCTTCCTGTCGCTGTCGGTCTTCGTGCTGATGATCGACCTGGTCGAACTGCTGCGCCGCGGCGGGTCGCGGCCCGAGTTCAGCTTCCTGCTGGCGGTGGAGATGGCGCTGCTGAAGTGGCCGGGCACGGCGCAGATCGTGCTGCCGTTCAGCGTGCTGTTCGGCTCGCTCGCGGCCTTCGCGCGGCTGAACCGGCACAACGAGCTGGTGGTCGCGCGGGCGGCCGGGGTCTCCGCCTGGCAGTTCCTGGTGCCGGCGCTGATCGCCGTGCTGCTGGTCGGCGGCTTCCGGGTCACGGCGTTCAACCCGTTCGGCGCCACCCTGCTCGGCAAGTTCGAGGAGCTCGACCGCCGCTACCTGCGCAACGACGAATCGGCGCTGTCGCTGGCGCAGGACGGCATCTGGCTGCGCGAGAGCCGGCCTGACGGCCCGGCGATCATCAACGCACGCAACTGGGATGCGGAACGCGCCCAGCTCAGCCAACTGCTGATCGCCGAATTCGACACGTCCGACCAGTTCATCCGCCGGCTCGACGCGGAATCGGCCGACCTGTCGCCGGGGGCCTGGACGCTGCACAACGTCTTCGTCAACACCGTCGGCGGCGCCTCCGGCTTCGAGGCGGAGATCGTCTATCCCACCGGGCTGACCATGGGCGAGCTGGAAGAGAGCCTGGCCCTGCCGGAGACCGTGTCGTTCTGGGATCTGCCGCGCTATGCCGAGCTGTTGGAGCGGGCGGGCTTTCCGAGCCAGTCGATGCGGCTGCAATGGCACGCGCTGATCGCGGAACCGATATTGCTGTGCGGCATGGTGCTGATCGCGGCGGGCTTCGCCATGCGCCAGGTGCGCAAGGGCGGAACGCTGGTCATCGTCGGCGTCGGGGTCGTCGCCAGCTTCGGTCTCTACGTCTTCACGGACATCGTCCACGCGCTCGGGCTGTCGGCCCGGGTGCCGGTCGAACTCGCCGCGTGGGCGCCGGCATCGGTGGTGCTGTTGATCGGCCTGTCTTTGCTGGTGCATCTTGAGGACGGCTGA